A window of the Azospirillum formosense genome harbors these coding sequences:
- a CDS encoding zinc-ribbon domain-containing protein — protein sequence MIITCPACDTRYTLADSAVGPQGRKVRCAQCGHMWWQSPQDDPVFHPDAVTEFHPVPPPSSKTPSSKAKAPAKTPADPGARRRALVGWGSFLAVLLAIGAAGYFGRATVVRLWPPAALFYETVGLPVEPPGNGLQLQNVRSEQKAEDGKAALLVEGQIVNVSETLRTVPALRVTALGADRQPLRNWTVEPVPPQILPGEIATFRDVQADAAGVQEVMITFDGGH from the coding sequence ATGATCATCACCTGCCCGGCCTGCGACACACGGTACACTCTTGCCGATTCGGCGGTTGGTCCGCAGGGCCGGAAGGTGCGTTGCGCCCAATGCGGCCACATGTGGTGGCAATCGCCGCAGGACGATCCCGTCTTCCATCCCGACGCGGTGACCGAATTCCACCCGGTCCCGCCGCCATCCTCCAAGACGCCGTCCTCCAAGGCGAAGGCACCGGCCAAGACCCCGGCGGACCCCGGCGCGCGGCGCCGGGCGCTGGTCGGTTGGGGGAGCTTCCTGGCGGTTCTGCTGGCCATCGGCGCCGCCGGCTATTTCGGCCGCGCCACCGTGGTGCGGTTGTGGCCTCCGGCCGCGCTGTTCTACGAGACGGTCGGCCTGCCGGTGGAACCGCCGGGCAACGGCCTCCAGCTTCAGAACGTACGCTCGGAACAGAAGGCCGAGGACGGCAAGGCCGCTTTGCTGGTGGAGGGGCAGATCGTCAACGTCTCCGAGACGCTGCGCACGGTGCCGGCGCTGCGGGTCACCGCGCTGGGCGCCGACCGTCAGCCGTTGCGGAACTGGACCGTCGAACCGGTGCCGCCGCAGATCCTTCCCGGTGAGATCGCCACCTTCCGCGATGTCCAGGCGGACGCCGCCGGGGTGCAGGAGGTCATGATCACCTTCGACGGCGGTCACTGA
- a CDS encoding TetR/AcrR family transcriptional regulator — protein MSTLVAPTPEAGSKPAQILEAAGKLFLDHGYGAVSMDAIAKTANVSKATLYAHFGSKDELFRVMVARECKGHAMAAVCEEARALDMADGLRLIARQFVTMILSPQALAGYRVVVGEAHRFPELASAFYEAGPARTMEHISAFMTDLDRRGLLRIPDPQLAAEQFVGLVKSHTHLRFMLCLSERPTEEQLTRIVDGAVSLIIRGYAP, from the coding sequence ATGAGCACGCTGGTCGCCCCCACCCCGGAGGCAGGATCGAAGCCCGCGCAGATCCTGGAGGCCGCCGGAAAGCTGTTCCTGGACCATGGCTACGGCGCCGTCAGCATGGACGCCATCGCCAAGACGGCCAACGTGTCCAAGGCGACCCTCTACGCCCATTTCGGCAGCAAGGACGAGCTGTTCCGCGTCATGGTCGCCCGCGAATGCAAGGGGCACGCGATGGCCGCCGTCTGCGAGGAGGCCCGCGCGCTCGACATGGCCGACGGGCTGCGCCTGATCGCCCGCCAATTCGTGACGATGATCCTGTCGCCGCAGGCGCTGGCCGGCTACCGCGTGGTGGTCGGCGAGGCGCACCGCTTCCCCGAGCTGGCGAGCGCCTTCTACGAGGCCGGCCCGGCCCGCACCATGGAACACATCAGCGCCTTCATGACCGACCTCGACCGCCGCGGCCTGCTGCGCATCCCCGACCCGCAGCTCGCGGCGGAGCAGTTCGTCGGCCTCGTCAAGTCGCACACGCACCTGCGCTTCATGCTGTGCCTGTCGGAACGCCCGACCGAGGAGCAGCTGACCCGGATCGTCGACGGCGCGGTGTCCCTGATCATCCGGGGCTACGCGCCATAA
- a CDS encoding HlyD family secretion protein: MRKIVLSGVAVAALAGGGYAGWEWWTEGRFFESTDNAYVHSDITVVSPKVSAYVRDVRVAENQQVTEGDVLAVLDDQDFRAKVAEAEANVAAQKAALGTIDSKLQLQKAIIDQAAASVASAEAEQRRAQQDFDRTRALASDSWASRQKFETADADLRKATAETARTRAALVAEQDQVGVLNASRSETDARLRQAEAALQTARNDLNNTVIRAPVDGVVGNRGVQVGQYARPGVQLLSLVPLPDVYVVANFKETQLARMRPGQPVTVEVDAYPDKHLLGRVESFAPASGSQFSLLPPENATGNFTKIVQRVPVRIALPRDSALSGLLRPGLSVVAEVDTRGAEEQPHNAGTVMGALVPGRAVASK, from the coding sequence GTGCGGAAGATCGTTCTGTCGGGTGTGGCGGTGGCGGCGCTGGCCGGTGGCGGCTACGCCGGCTGGGAGTGGTGGACCGAAGGCCGCTTCTTCGAGTCGACCGACAACGCCTATGTCCACAGCGACATCACGGTGGTGAGCCCCAAGGTGTCCGCCTATGTGCGCGACGTCCGGGTGGCGGAGAACCAGCAGGTGACCGAAGGCGACGTGCTCGCCGTTCTCGACGACCAGGATTTCCGCGCCAAGGTCGCGGAGGCGGAGGCCAACGTCGCCGCGCAGAAGGCGGCGCTCGGCACCATCGACAGCAAGCTGCAGCTCCAGAAGGCGATCATCGACCAAGCCGCCGCCTCGGTCGCCAGCGCCGAGGCCGAGCAGCGCCGCGCCCAGCAGGATTTCGACCGCACCCGCGCGCTGGCCAGCGACAGTTGGGCCAGCCGCCAGAAGTTCGAGACGGCCGACGCCGACCTGCGCAAGGCGACGGCGGAGACCGCCCGCACCCGCGCCGCGCTGGTCGCGGAGCAGGATCAGGTCGGCGTGCTGAACGCCAGCCGCAGCGAGACCGACGCCCGGCTGCGCCAAGCGGAAGCCGCCCTGCAGACCGCGCGCAACGATCTGAACAACACGGTCATCCGTGCCCCGGTGGACGGGGTGGTCGGCAACCGCGGCGTCCAGGTCGGCCAGTACGCGCGTCCCGGCGTGCAGCTTCTGTCGCTGGTGCCGCTGCCCGACGTCTATGTGGTCGCCAACTTCAAGGAGACGCAGCTTGCCCGCATGCGCCCCGGCCAGCCGGTGACGGTGGAGGTGGACGCCTATCCGGACAAGCACCTGCTCGGCCGGGTGGAGAGCTTCGCCCCGGCGTCGGGCTCGCAGTTCAGCCTGCTGCCGCCGGAGAACGCGACCGGCAACTTCACCAAGATCGTCCAGCGCGTCCCCGTGCGCATCGCCCTGCCGCGCGACAGCGCGCTGTCCGGCCTGCTGCGCCCCGGCCTGTCGGTGGTCGCCGAGGTGGACACCCGCGGCGCCGAGGAGCAGCCGCACAACGCGGGCACCGTCATGGGCGCGCTGGTTCCGGGGCGGGCGGTCGCGTCGAAGTAA
- a CDS encoding DHA2 family efflux MFS transporter permease subunit, giving the protein MTAITNDDTPTARAANPPAGAGGETAASRLHAPPPPAGRGAAAPSPSNAGPNAGPGAGPRPVTTRDWLGFLSMVVGMFMAILDIQIVSSSLSEIQAGLAASADEISWVQTSYLIAEVVMIPLSGMLARILSTRVLFTIAAAGFTLTSVACAFTSSIESMIVWRALQGFIGGAMIPTVFATSFSLFPPEKRAGVSVMIGLVATMAPTLGPTLGGWLTQSFSWHWLFLANVLPGIAVTSLVWTLVDVDKPNPALRKGFDFIGLGLMAAFLGSLEFVVEEGPRQDWFQDEYVAIFAVVAAVAAVGFFWRVLTYRNPIVELRAFLDRNFAIGSLYSFIIGIGLYGAVYLQPLFLARVRGLNSLQIGMIMFVTGAFQFMSAPIAGALSKKLDLRVMLAMGLCLFGTGVWLNAHLTNQSGFWELFLPQAVRGLSLMLCFIPVNTIALGTLPPEQLKNASGLYNLMRNLGGAIGLAAINTVLLERSALHMNRLGDNLNLARPLVQETLDGLASRFDGLVADPQAAAVKTLARMVEREAMVLTFNDCLLLMAGVFFAGLLLMPLVRRPGGKPAAADH; this is encoded by the coding sequence ATGACCGCCATCACCAACGACGACACGCCCACCGCCCGCGCCGCCAATCCCCCGGCGGGCGCGGGTGGCGAGACCGCCGCGTCCCGGCTCCACGCTCCCCCGCCCCCCGCGGGCCGGGGCGCGGCGGCCCCTTCCCCTTCCAACGCAGGGCCCAACGCAGGGCCCGGCGCCGGGCCGCGCCCGGTGACCACGCGCGACTGGCTGGGCTTCCTGTCCATGGTCGTCGGCATGTTCATGGCGATCCTGGACATCCAGATCGTCTCCAGCTCCCTGTCGGAGATCCAGGCGGGCCTCGCGGCCAGCGCCGACGAGATCTCGTGGGTGCAGACCTCCTACCTCATCGCCGAGGTGGTGATGATCCCGCTGTCCGGCATGCTGGCGCGGATCCTCTCCACCCGCGTCCTGTTCACCATCGCCGCCGCCGGCTTCACCCTGACCAGCGTCGCCTGCGCCTTCACTTCCAGCATCGAATCGATGATCGTGTGGCGGGCGCTGCAGGGCTTCATCGGCGGCGCGATGATCCCCACCGTCTTCGCCACCAGCTTCTCCCTGTTCCCGCCGGAAAAGCGGGCCGGCGTGTCGGTGATGATCGGTCTGGTCGCCACCATGGCGCCGACGCTCGGCCCGACCTTGGGCGGCTGGCTGACCCAGAGCTTCTCCTGGCACTGGCTGTTCCTGGCCAACGTGCTGCCGGGCATCGCCGTGACCTCGCTGGTCTGGACGCTGGTCGACGTGGACAAGCCCAACCCGGCGCTGCGCAAGGGCTTCGACTTCATCGGCCTGGGGCTGATGGCCGCCTTCCTCGGCAGCCTGGAGTTCGTGGTCGAGGAGGGCCCGCGCCAGGACTGGTTCCAGGACGAGTATGTGGCGATCTTCGCCGTGGTCGCCGCGGTGGCCGCCGTCGGCTTCTTCTGGCGGGTGCTGACCTACCGCAACCCGATCGTCGAGCTGCGCGCCTTCCTGGACCGCAACTTCGCCATCGGCTCGCTCTACAGCTTCATCATCGGCATCGGGCTCTACGGGGCGGTCTATCTGCAGCCGCTGTTCCTGGCGCGGGTGCGCGGGCTGAACAGCCTGCAGATCGGCATGATCATGTTCGTGACCGGCGCCTTCCAGTTCATGTCCGCGCCGATCGCCGGCGCGCTGTCGAAGAAGCTCGACCTGCGGGTGATGCTGGCGATGGGGCTGTGCCTGTTCGGGACGGGCGTCTGGCTGAACGCCCACCTGACCAACCAGTCCGGCTTCTGGGAGCTGTTCCTACCGCAGGCGGTGCGCGGCCTGTCGCTGATGCTCTGCTTCATCCCGGTGAACACCATCGCGCTCGGCACCTTGCCGCCGGAGCAGCTCAAGAACGCGTCGGGCCTCTACAACCTGATGCGCAACCTGGGCGGCGCCATCGGTCTGGCGGCGATCAACACCGTGCTGCTGGAGCGGTCGGCCCTGCACATGAACCGGCTGGGCGACAACCTGAACCTCGCCCGCCCGCTGGTGCAGGAGACGCTGGACGGGCTGGCGTCCCGGTTCGACGGTCTGGTCGCCGACCCGCAGGCCGCCGCCGTCAAGACGCTGGCCCGCATGGTCGAGCGCGAGGCGATGGTGCTGACCTTCAACGACTGCCTGCTGCTGATGGCCGGCGTGTTCTTCGCCGGGCTTCTGCTGATGCCGCTGGTGCGGCGTCCGGGCGGCAAGCCGGCGGCGGCGGACCACTGA
- a CDS encoding EAL domain-containing protein, with protein MNSTIERYLLAEKAGSEGVWDWDLRNDTMFLSPRFKEFLDLPPGDVNRPEDWLDRVHPDDIDWLYASFEGQMVGVSLPFQIEHRVRRGGFGPSSAAGLPSPDDGDSGWRWLVCRGMAVPDESGDPVRLVGSVADITDRKHAERQLRKSEERYALAAAASNDGLWDWDLETGTVYYSPRWLSLLGLEEGSVGTGPDEWMERVHPDDRRSLRETLDALGGDGTVFQIEYRVRHADGGTRWMACRGIAVLDAQGRPVRLVGSQADVTDRKTAEQRLLQSEERYALAAAGANDGLWDWRLDTDEVYYSPRWAAMLGFAADSLSNRIGEWFDRVHPDDLAGLRTAIDLHLSGEREHLQHVFRIRAADGDELWMLVRGLAVRDGSGRSVRIAGSMTDITAQKRAEQQLLFDAFHDGMTGLPNRTLLLDRIGQALDRNRRAGGKAFAVIFVDLDRFKSINDALGSSVGDRLLKTIAERLDETRRMGDTLARLSADEFAVLLDGIDDVGDALSAAERMGEAVARPLALDGHELVLSASIGIALSVSGYDRAEEMLRDASLAMYRAKSGGRARIDVFDSNLRRQAMAQMRTETDLRMALEQNQLVLYYQPIVALSSGHIAGFEALMRWKHPERGLVPPGEFIPLAEESGLIVPMGRWALREAARQLARWQARFPRPTPLFMSVNVSSRQFSDDDLIGLVSEVLQESGVPPSSLKLEITESLLMKDPAKCRVLMQGIRDMDVRLSIDDFGTGYSSLSYLHKFPADTLKIDRSFVQAISSGEGNAAIVQVIATLAAILGMEAVAEGVETEMESEFLRDILCKYAQGYLYARPAPADAIEALLVREAEEPLVLPSLA; from the coding sequence TTGAACAGCACGATCGAGCGATATCTGCTGGCCGAGAAAGCCGGCTCCGAAGGCGTCTGGGACTGGGACCTTCGCAACGATACGATGTTCCTGTCTCCCCGCTTCAAGGAGTTTCTCGACCTGCCGCCGGGCGACGTCAATCGCCCGGAAGATTGGCTCGACCGCGTCCACCCCGACGACATCGACTGGCTCTACGCCTCCTTCGAAGGCCAGATGGTCGGCGTCTCGCTGCCTTTCCAGATCGAACACCGCGTCCGCCGCGGCGGATTCGGTCCGTCTTCGGCCGCCGGCTTGCCGTCGCCGGACGACGGCGACTCCGGCTGGCGCTGGCTGGTTTGCCGTGGCATGGCGGTCCCCGACGAGTCGGGCGACCCGGTCCGCCTCGTCGGGTCGGTCGCCGACATCACCGACCGCAAGCACGCCGAACGCCAGCTGCGCAAGAGCGAGGAGCGCTACGCGCTCGCCGCCGCGGCCAGCAACGACGGCCTGTGGGACTGGGACCTCGAAACCGGGACCGTCTACTACTCGCCGCGCTGGCTGTCGCTCCTCGGGCTGGAGGAAGGCAGCGTCGGCACCGGCCCCGACGAATGGATGGAGCGCGTCCATCCCGACGACCGCCGGTCGTTGCGCGAAACGCTGGACGCCCTGGGCGGCGACGGCACCGTGTTCCAGATCGAATACCGCGTGCGCCACGCCGACGGCGGCACCCGCTGGATGGCCTGCCGCGGCATCGCCGTCCTTGACGCCCAGGGCCGCCCGGTGCGGCTGGTCGGCAGCCAGGCCGACGTCACCGACCGCAAAACCGCCGAGCAGCGCCTGCTGCAGAGCGAGGAGCGCTACGCGCTGGCCGCCGCCGGCGCCAACGACGGGCTGTGGGACTGGCGGCTGGACACGGACGAGGTCTACTACTCCCCGCGCTGGGCGGCCATGCTCGGCTTCGCCGCGGACAGCCTGTCCAACCGGATCGGCGAATGGTTCGACCGCGTGCATCCCGACGATCTTGCCGGGCTGCGCACCGCCATCGACCTGCATCTGAGCGGTGAGCGGGAGCATCTCCAGCATGTCTTCCGCATCCGCGCCGCCGACGGTGACGAGCTGTGGATGCTGGTCCGCGGCCTCGCCGTGCGCGACGGGTCGGGCCGTTCGGTGCGGATCGCCGGCTCGATGACCGACATCACCGCCCAGAAGCGGGCGGAGCAGCAGCTGCTGTTCGATGCCTTCCACGACGGCATGACCGGGCTGCCCAACCGCACCCTGCTGCTGGACCGCATCGGGCAGGCGCTGGACCGCAACCGGCGGGCCGGCGGCAAGGCCTTCGCCGTCATCTTCGTCGATCTCGACCGTTTCAAGTCGATCAACGACGCGCTGGGCTCCAGCGTCGGCGACCGGCTGCTGAAGACCATCGCGGAGCGGCTGGACGAGACCCGCCGCATGGGCGACACGCTGGCCCGGCTGTCCGCGGACGAGTTCGCCGTTCTGCTGGACGGCATCGACGACGTCGGCGACGCCCTGTCCGCGGCGGAGCGCATGGGCGAGGCCGTCGCGCGGCCGCTGGCGCTGGACGGCCACGAGCTGGTGCTGTCCGCCTCCATCGGCATCGCGCTCAGCGTCTCCGGCTACGACCGGGCGGAGGAGATGCTGCGCGACGCCAGCCTCGCCATGTACCGGGCCAAGTCGGGCGGGCGGGCGCGCATCGACGTGTTCGACAGCAACCTGCGCCGCCAAGCGATGGCCCAGATGCGCACGGAAACCGATCTGCGCATGGCGCTGGAGCAGAACCAGCTCGTCCTCTACTACCAGCCGATCGTCGCCCTGTCCTCGGGCCACATCGCCGGCTTCGAGGCGCTGATGCGCTGGAAGCATCCCGAGCGCGGGCTGGTTCCGCCCGGCGAGTTCATCCCGCTGGCCGAGGAATCGGGCCTGATCGTCCCGATGGGCCGCTGGGCGCTGCGCGAGGCGGCGCGCCAGCTCGCCCGGTGGCAGGCCCGCTTCCCCCGCCCCACCCCGCTGTTCATGAGCGTGAACGTCTCCTCCCGCCAGTTCAGCGACGACGACCTGATCGGTCTGGTCAGCGAGGTGCTGCAGGAAAGCGGGGTGCCGCCCTCCAGCCTGAAGCTGGAGATCACGGAAAGCCTGCTGATGAAGGACCCCGCCAAGTGCCGGGTGCTGATGCAGGGCATCCGCGACATGGACGTGCGCCTGTCCATCGACGATTTCGGAACCGGCTATTCGTCGCTGTCCTACCTGCACAAGTTCCCGGCGGACACGCTGAAAATCGACCGCAGCTTCGTCCAGGCCATCTCGTCGGGCGAGGGCAACGCCGCCATCGTGCAGGTGATCGCCACCCTGGCCGCCATCCTGGGCATGGAGGCGGTGGCCGAAGGCGTGGAGACCGAGATGGAGTCGGAATTCCTGCGCGACATCCTGTGCAAGTACGCGCAGGGCTACCTCTACGCCCGCCCGGCCCCCGCCGACGCCATCGAGGCGCTGCTGGTCCGCGAGGCGGAGGAACCGCTGGTCCTTCCCAGCCTGGCGTAG
- the recO gene encoding DNA repair protein RecO → MEWSDQGVVLSARPHGETSAVVTLLTRDHGRHAGMVMGGRSGRTRAALEPGTLVSARWRARLPEHLGTLTLEVVQGYSAAFLDDPLRLATLTAACALAEAALPEHQPHPALFDGLLALFGLLGGDAWAESYVRWEVGLLAELGFGLDLDRCAVTGANDYLAYVSPRTGRAVSASAGEPYRDRLLPLPGFLIGLGGGGPQAVAEGLRLTGHFLERHLLNGPLPPARLRLRERYENTVARGR, encoded by the coding sequence ATGGAATGGTCCGATCAGGGCGTCGTGCTGTCGGCGCGGCCGCATGGCGAGACCTCGGCGGTCGTCACCCTGCTGACGCGGGACCACGGGCGGCACGCCGGCATGGTGATGGGCGGGCGGTCCGGCCGGACCCGGGCGGCGCTGGAGCCCGGCACGCTGGTGTCGGCGCGCTGGCGCGCGCGCCTGCCCGAGCATCTCGGCACCCTGACGCTGGAGGTGGTGCAGGGCTATTCCGCCGCCTTTCTCGATGATCCGTTGCGACTCGCGACCTTGACCGCCGCCTGCGCGCTGGCCGAGGCGGCCCTGCCGGAGCACCAGCCGCACCCGGCGCTGTTCGACGGGCTGCTGGCGCTGTTCGGCCTGCTGGGCGGCGACGCCTGGGCCGAGTCCTACGTGCGGTGGGAGGTCGGGCTGCTCGCCGAGCTTGGATTCGGCCTCGACCTCGACCGCTGCGCCGTCACCGGGGCGAACGACTACCTCGCCTATGTCAGCCCGCGCACCGGGCGCGCGGTGTCGGCCTCGGCCGGGGAGCCCTACCGCGACCGGCTGCTGCCGCTGCCCGGATTCCTGATCGGCCTGGGCGGCGGCGGGCCGCAGGCGGTGGCGGAGGGGCTGCGCCTGACCGGCCATTTCCTGGAGCGCCATCTGCTCAACGGCCCGCTGCCGCCGGCACGGCTGCGATTAAGAGAACGTTACGAGAACACGGTGGCGCGTGGCCGCTAG
- the parC gene encoding DNA topoisomerase IV subunit A — protein sequence MTSQDPVLDIQEKPLRDALSERYLSYALSTIMARSLPDVRDGLKPVHRRLLYAMSQLRLDPSTPPKKSARVVGDVIGKFHPHGDTSVYDALVRLAQDFAVRYPLVDGQGNFGNIDGDNAAAMRYTEARLTDVAKALLEGIDEDAVDFRPTYDGDGDEPAVLPANFPNLLANGSSGIAVGMATNIPPHNAAQLCSALRLVLKHKQDCVKAALAGKEKPAPTKIEDLVTLISGPDFPTGGVLVEPRANVVEAYRTGRGSFRLRARWEVEKLGQGTWQVVVTEMPYQVQKARLVEKIAELLTNRKLLLLEDVRDESAEDVRLVLVPKSRNVDPEVLMASLFQTTDLEIRFAMNMNVLDKDNVPRVMNLFEVLDAFLDHRMEVLERRSRHRLAKIDHRLEVLGGYLIAYLNLDEVIRIIREEDEPKQELMRAFSLSEVQAEAILNMRLRNLRKLEEMEIQRENDALTAERAGLSELLADESLRWKTIGKETEETRKRFGEDRRTQVAEATAVIDIPVDAMVEREPLTVLCSQKGWIRAVRGHLTDAERLDVKYKEGDKEGFWVHCETTDKLLVFGTNGKFYTLSADKLPRGRGFGEPVRLMIDLGNEADIITLFKHQPDRRLLVASEDGRGFQVEENEVVAHTRSGKQILNPDDNKDAKICIPAEGDHVAVIGNNRLLLVFPLEQVPVMARGKGVQLQKYKDGSLSDLKVFTIAEGLSWKHGERQFNVTNLTGWLGNRAGVGKMPPNGFPKVNRFT from the coding sequence ATGACGTCCCAAGACCCCGTCCTCGACATCCAGGAGAAGCCGCTCCGCGACGCGCTGAGCGAGCGGTATCTGAGCTACGCGCTGTCCACCATCATGGCGCGGTCGCTGCCCGACGTGCGCGATGGGCTGAAGCCGGTGCACCGGCGGCTGCTCTACGCCATGAGCCAGCTGCGGCTCGACCCCTCGACTCCGCCGAAGAAGTCGGCCCGCGTGGTCGGCGACGTGATCGGCAAGTTCCACCCGCACGGCGACACCTCCGTCTACGACGCGCTGGTCCGTCTGGCGCAGGACTTCGCGGTGCGCTACCCGCTGGTGGACGGGCAGGGCAACTTCGGCAACATCGACGGCGACAACGCCGCGGCCATGCGCTACACCGAGGCGCGCCTGACCGACGTCGCCAAGGCCCTGCTGGAGGGCATCGACGAGGACGCGGTCGACTTCCGCCCGACCTACGACGGCGACGGGGACGAGCCGGCGGTCCTGCCCGCCAACTTCCCCAACCTGCTGGCCAACGGCTCCAGCGGCATCGCCGTCGGCATGGCGACCAACATCCCGCCGCACAACGCCGCCCAGCTCTGCTCCGCCCTGCGGCTGGTGCTGAAGCACAAGCAGGACTGTGTGAAGGCGGCGCTGGCCGGCAAGGAGAAGCCGGCCCCGACGAAGATTGAGGATCTGGTCACCCTGATCTCCGGCCCCGACTTCCCGACCGGCGGTGTGCTGGTCGAGCCGCGGGCCAACGTCGTCGAGGCCTACCGCACCGGCCGCGGCTCCTTCCGCCTGCGCGCCAGGTGGGAGGTGGAAAAGCTGGGGCAGGGCACCTGGCAGGTCGTCGTCACCGAGATGCCCTATCAGGTGCAGAAGGCCCGGCTGGTCGAGAAGATCGCCGAGCTTCTGACCAACCGGAAGCTGTTGCTGCTGGAGGACGTGCGCGACGAGTCGGCGGAGGACGTCCGCCTCGTCCTGGTGCCGAAGAGCCGCAACGTCGATCCCGAGGTCCTGATGGCCTCGCTGTTCCAGACGACCGATCTGGAAATCCGCTTCGCCATGAACATGAACGTGCTGGACAAGGACAACGTCCCGCGCGTCATGAACCTGTTCGAGGTGCTGGACGCCTTCCTCGACCATCGTATGGAGGTTCTGGAGCGGCGGTCCCGCCACCGGCTGGCCAAGATCGACCACCGGCTGGAGGTTCTGGGCGGCTACCTGATCGCCTATCTGAACCTGGACGAGGTGATCCGCATCATCCGCGAGGAGGACGAGCCCAAGCAGGAGCTGATGCGCGCCTTCTCGCTGAGCGAGGTCCAGGCCGAGGCTATCCTCAACATGCGGCTGCGCAACCTGCGCAAGCTGGAGGAGATGGAGATCCAGCGCGAGAACGACGCGCTGACCGCCGAGCGGGCCGGCCTGAGCGAGTTGCTGGCGGACGAGAGCCTGCGCTGGAAAACCATCGGCAAGGAGACGGAGGAGACGCGCAAGCGCTTCGGCGAGGACCGCCGGACCCAGGTCGCCGAGGCCACGGCCGTCATCGACATCCCCGTCGACGCCATGGTGGAGCGCGAGCCTTTGACCGTGCTGTGCTCGCAGAAGGGCTGGATCCGCGCGGTGCGCGGCCATCTGACCGACGCCGAGCGCCTCGACGTGAAGTACAAGGAAGGCGACAAGGAAGGCTTCTGGGTCCACTGCGAGACCACCGACAAGCTCCTGGTCTTCGGCACCAACGGCAAATTCTACACGCTGTCCGCCGACAAGCTGCCGCGCGGGCGCGGATTCGGCGAGCCGGTGCGGCTGATGATCGACCTCGGCAACGAGGCGGACATCATCACCCTGTTCAAGCACCAGCCCGATCGCCGCCTGCTGGTCGCCTCGGAGGACGGGCGCGGCTTCCAGGTCGAGGAGAACGAGGTCGTCGCCCACACCCGCTCCGGCAAGCAGATCCTCAACCCGGACGACAACAAGGATGCCAAGATCTGCATCCCGGCGGAGGGCGACCATGTCGCCGTCATCGGCAACAACCGCCTGCTGCTGGTCTTCCCGCTGGAGCAGGTGCCAGTGATGGCCCGCGGCAAGGGCGTGCAGCTCCAGAAGTACAAGGACGGCAGCCTGTCCGATCTGAAGGTCTTCACCATCGCCGAGGGGCTGAGCTGGAAGCACGGCGAGCGGCAGTTCAACGTCACCAACCTGACCGGCTGGCTGGGCAACCGCGCCGGCGTGGGCAAGATGCCGCCCAACGGCTTCCCCAAGGTCAACCGCTTCACCTGA
- a CDS encoding TRAP transporter substrate-binding protein codes for MKRRTFITSAGVGVAASALAAPAIAQSNPEIKWRCASSFPKSLDTIYGGAERVAKRVAEMSEGKFQIRTFASGEIVPGLQVLDAVKDGTVECGHTVSYYYVGKDPTFAFDAAMPFGLNARQQNAWMTHGGGMELMREFFKGYNIVQFAAGNTGTQMGGWFRNELKSVEDLKGLKFRIGGYAGTILQRLGVVPQQIAGGDIYPALEKGTIDAAEWVGPYDDEKLGFNKVAKYYYYPGWWEGGPQVSFLVSLPQWEQLPKHYQAILEAACADATADMVGKYDVVNMHALKRLVGAGTVLKPYPRDILQACYQATFDVYEEEAAKNEKFRKVYEQWRKFRDEEYLWFRVAENTFDNFVYSAPTPKKKS; via the coding sequence ATGAAACGCCGTACCTTCATCACCAGCGCCGGTGTCGGTGTCGCCGCCAGCGCCCTCGCCGCTCCCGCCATCGCGCAGAGCAACCCCGAGATCAAGTGGCGCTGCGCGTCGAGCTTTCCCAAGAGCCTGGACACCATCTACGGCGGCGCCGAGCGGGTGGCCAAGCGCGTTGCCGAGATGTCCGAGGGCAAGTTCCAGATCCGCACCTTCGCGAGCGGCGAAATCGTCCCCGGCCTGCAGGTGCTGGACGCCGTGAAGGACGGCACGGTGGAGTGCGGCCACACCGTCTCCTACTATTACGTCGGCAAGGACCCGACCTTCGCCTTCGACGCGGCGATGCCCTTCGGCCTGAACGCCCGCCAGCAGAACGCCTGGATGACCCACGGCGGCGGCATGGAGCTGATGCGCGAGTTCTTCAAGGGCTACAACATCGTCCAGTTCGCGGCGGGCAACACCGGAACCCAGATGGGCGGCTGGTTCCGCAACGAGCTGAAGTCCGTCGAGGACCTCAAGGGACTGAAGTTCCGCATCGGCGGCTACGCCGGCACCATCCTGCAGCGTCTGGGCGTCGTGCCGCAGCAGATCGCCGGCGGCGACATCTACCCGGCGCTGGAGAAGGGCACCATCGACGCGGCAGAGTGGGTCGGCCCCTACGACGACGAGAAGCTCGGCTTCAACAAGGTCGCCAAATACTACTACTACCCCGGCTGGTGGGAGGGCGGACCGCAGGTGTCCTTCCTCGTCAGCCTGCCGCAGTGGGAGCAGCTTCCCAAGCATTACCAGGCGATCCTGGAGGCGGCCTGCGCCGACGCGACCGCCGACATGGTCGGCAAGTACGATGTGGTGAACATGCACGCGCTGAAGCGTCTGGTCGGCGCCGGCACGGTTCTGAAGCCCTACCCGCGCGACATCCTGCAGGCCTGCTACCAGGCGACCTTCGACGTCTATGAGGAGGAGGCCGCGAAGAACGAGAAGTTCCGCAAGGTCTACGAGCAGTGGCGCAAGTTCCGCGACGAGGAGTACCTGTGGTTCCGCGTCGCCGAGAACACCTTCGACAACTTCGTCTACTCGGCCCCGACGCCGAAGAAGAAATCGTAG